A region of the Clupea harengus chromosome 7, Ch_v2.0.2, whole genome shotgun sequence genome:
TTGGAGAAGCAGCCAGGTGTGAAGTCACGTTTTAGGCGCTCTGCTCATCTGTGCGCTGTGGCGCAGTGGATTGTTTTGAAAGTGAGACACGCACCTGTTCCTCGAAGGTGAACGCCTGAGCGATCTCTCGTGGGAAACCGTCCACGATGAAGCCCTTGGCATCCTGCTGCTTCATGAACTGATGCTTCAGCTCCTCAATAGTTGTCTCCTGGAACATCCAACGACAGGACAAGACACATGACATAAGACACATGACATAAGGAACATGACACAAGACACATGACATAAGACACATGACATAAGACACATGACATAAGATACATGACATAAGACACATGACATAAGGAACATGACATAAGACACATGACATAAGGAACATGACATAAGACACATGACATAAGGCCAGACACATGACATAAGACACATGACATAAGGCCAGACACATGACATAAGACACATGACATAAGACACATGACATAAGACACATGACATAAGACACATGACATAAGGAACATGACATAAGACACATGACATAAGACACATGACATAAGACACATGACATAAGGCACAtgacataaatatacacacaccagtatcGCCCAGACTCTTACATACCAACAGTAAATGCTACCCATAAAATGAGGTTTCATTGATTTAAGACTTTTTAACAGCTAAATTTGTAGTCCAAACCTCTCACATATTGCTCTGTTCTAATGCCCTCACCTGAGGTGCCAGCTCTCCGTTGGCGATGATCTGTGCGATGAGTTCCCACTTCCTGTCGGTGGTGGCGTGGTGGAGCAGCTGGGCCCGGAGGATCTCgcccacggacacacactcaaggccGTACTGAGACGCCATCTTAAGCGTCTGGGTGCCCTTACCACTGCCTGGACCACCTAAAGCagcgaaaacacacacacacacacacacgcacacacacacgcacacgcgcacacgcacacgcacacacgcacacgcaaacgcatgcgcacgcgcacacacacacgcacacgcacacacagacacacagacatacacgcacacacacacacaagcacgcgcacgcacacacacatgcacacacacacgcacacacacgcacaagcacgcgcacgcacacacacacacaaacacacaaacacatgcaggtaTGCATGTAGGTAtgtccaattgagcgaagatgacttttttttcctggttcggttgaaacacgccccataatcacagccaaacgcagcggtatcagactcatattctgactagaattatgagtatgacattgtCAGGCTAGTATTGAATGGCATTGGAGGGCAACTTCTACTCCCGGAAGAAAAAGGCTGTGAATCTCGGACGTGGTAgtcttcttcctctgcctcgTTACTCACCGATGACGAAGATGATGTGTGGACGCGGCTTGTTGGGGTCGAACACGTCGTACTCCTGGATCAGGCCGGACGACTCTGTCATGTCCGAGTCGCTCTCGATGGAGTACTGGGCCTGGATGGGGGGCAGCCGCTCGTACCGGCGATATGGTCCCGGAGCTGGACCACcggaccctgaccctgaccctaaccctgaccccgGGCTTGGACCTGGGCCTGGACCACTGGCTCCCTCTGCATTCACAGCAgaatgaacagaacagaaccagaTAAAAACAGATAGAAAAACACTaaaagacagaacacagaagaaGATTGAATGTAGGACTTTCCTGCACTACAGAAGAACAGATCgctctggccctgatatggccctggtgtggccctgatgtggccctgatatggccctggtgtggccctgatgtggccctgatatggccctgatgtggccctgatatggccctgatgtggccttgGTGTAGctctgatatggccctgatgtggccctgatgtagcTCTAATGtgaccctgatgtggccctgatgtggccctgatatggccctgatgtggccctaatGTGgccctggggggtattcgtcgtagctcgctaagcggtttagcgagctaattttcaggctaagataaaaaacgcccctctttttggttcgtggaagcaacttttgataaatcaccatagttacatatcgattagcactaacctgctccagggcaggctaacttgaGTGTaactggataagcttgccacacccccggaaaaaggagggatcccattgaccaaggactgatattagagttagattagcggagggagagagttctttgcgatcgccaagatccattattcttgtatgagcgctaccgattcagccgacaaggaatcattaatttacaagaccttctcgagtcatttattgcaaacaccacagtcgaacactGACTGTCTTGCgccttttttgcgagtggtacatttttgtagtgtcggtgatgcggagaacaaagcactcataattatatgagtgttattagtacaccatagcatatcattattgtagaaaatgattaaggtggactcatgataagaatagagagaaatacagacaatttattttcactgcttcaatttattgcatttgttattaatacatttagtcatttaacagacgcttttattcaaagcgacttccaaggaaatgtaaaactacatcgaggaaggaggtgaggggatttgaactagcaaccttgcagattcaaaccggtagaggaaacctctgtaccagttgacgcTTGCCGTCagatattcatacatagatatcaccctataaacatcccaacacaccttgctctcacagcggtggtggtgttgttgaattttgccatgattatggtcttgtattcttcataagcgttcaagttcatctcctactcgccagcggagaaaaaaagagcccttttctttgagtttagaaccattataccgttagaaaatcatggttttggtgattgacctttcctgccttttgaagtaggacgtgcacgcgcaaatgccatgataactttagcctggttgaaattaaccacatgatttggatgcggatcagccgttaacgaaccgatatttgctgttctcaatcagctcgctaatcttaacgggctaaaaggccaattgattaacttagcttcaaccctacgacgcCCTGATGTAactctgatgtggccctgatgtggccctgatatggccctgatgtggccctgatgtggccctgatatggccctgatgtgggcctgatgtggccctgatgtggccctgatgtgtactgctgtgtgttgtgtgttataatctatagataatgtgtgtgttgtgtgtttcgaTCTATAGGTAAtgtgtactgctgtgtgttgtgtgttgtgatcTAAAGGTAAtgtgtactgctgtgtgttgtgtgttgtgatcTCTAGGTAATGTGTACTGCTGTGtgacgtgtgttgtgtgttgtgtgtgttgtgtgttgtgatcTAAAGGTAAtgtgtactgctgtgtgttgtgtgtgttgtgtgtgttgtgatctaAAGGTAAtgtgtactgctgtgtgttgtgtgttgtgtgttatgatctaaaggtaatgtgtgtgtgttgtgtgtgttgtgtgtgttgtgatctaAAGGTAAtgtgtactgctgtgtgttgtgtgttgtgtgttgtgtgtgtgttgtgtgttgtgtgttataatCTATAGGTAAtgtgtactgctgtgtgttgtgtgtgttgtgtgtgttgtgatctaAAGGTAAtgtgtactgctgtgtgttgtgtgtgttgtgtgtgtgttgtgtgttataatCTATAGGTAATGCATACTGCTGTGTGACTGCTACTTCTTTTAGTATTTGTCATCTtatagtgtgtgaatgtgtgtgtgtgttgtgtgttgtgtgtgtgttgtgtgttgtgatcTATAGGTAAtgtgtactgctgtgtgttgtgtgttgtgtgtgttgtgtgttgtgtgttataatCTATAGGTAAtgtgtactgctgtgtgttgtgtgtgttgtgtgctgtgtgctgtgtgttgtgtgttgtgtgctgtgtgttgtgtgttataatCTATAGGTAAtgtgtactgctgtgtgttgtgtgttgtgtgttatgatctaaaggtaatgtgtgtgtgtgtgtgtgtgtgttgtgtgttataatCTATAGGTAATGCTGTGTGACTGCTACCTCTTTTAGTGTTTGTCATCTtatagtgtgtgaatgtgtgagtgtgttgtgtgtgttgtgtgtgtgttgtgtgttgtgtgttataatCTATAGGTAATGCATACTGCTGTGTGACTGCTACTTCTTTTAGTGTTTGTCATCTTatagtctgtgaatgtgtgtgtgtgttgtgtgtgttgtgtgttgtgtgtgttgtgtgtttgtcatcttATAGTGTGTGAATGCTTCTCAATCCATCACTTGATCCCTAGGAGTGTTCAGAGATTCAGAAGCTCATCTCACCGAGTTTCCCAGCAGCCCTCTTGGCTTGTGGGGCAGTGATGGGAGGAAGTGGGCGTCGGTCAGGCGTGATGAAGGTGTCCCAGGCCACGCCCTCGATCCCCGCCCAACTCCCGTGTCTTCTGCAAGCAGGTCTCCAGGAACAGCAGCGGGTCGTCCGGCCGGTGGAACATCAGACCCGTCAGCATgctctggagagagacaggagggcagtgagcgtgtgtgtgtgtgcgtgtgtgtgtgtgtgtgtgtgtgtgtgtgtgtctgtgtgtgtgtgtgtgtgtgtgtgtgtgtgtgtgtgtgtgtgtgtgcgtgtgcatgctctggagagagacaggagtgtagtgagcgtgtgtgtgtgtgtgtgtgtgtctgtgtgtgtgtgtgtgtgtgtgtgtgtgtgtgtgtgtgtgtgtgtgcgtgtgcatgctctggagagagacaggagtgtagtgagcgtgtgtgtgtgtgtgtgtgtgtgtgtgtgtgtgtgtgtgtgtgtgtgtgtgtgtgtgtgagcatgctcaGTGCATAAGAGGCCCCACCGAGCATGCACATTGGACCCAGCGGCGCCCTCTGTCTGGCGAAGGCATCCATTACACAAAACAACACGGCATATATGAATAACTCAGAAAAACCAGTCTGTTAATTCACCCTTTGCTTTTCACTCCACCCTACTCAAGCACAGAGAGcgagctgaggctgaggctgaggctgaggctgaggcagaggctgaggcagaggctcCAGAGAAAGCTGGGGTGGCCCAGGAACAATGGAcagcccgagagagagagaaataataatTGCAAATGACTGCATTAATGACTTTTTCCCTGAATGAGCTTTTCCCTGAGTGTGCTAGAGCTTCTCAAAGCCATTCAGaatggcctgtctctctctctctctctctctctctctctctctctctctccccccctcctcctactgcctctaccacactggacctcctgctgcctctaccacactggacctgctgctgcctctaccacactggacctcctgctgcctctaccacactggacctcctgctgcctctaccacactggacctgctgctcctgctgctcctgctgctgcctctaccacactggacctgctgctcctgctgctcctgctgctgctgctgcctctaccacactggacctgctgctcctgctgctcctgctgctgctgctgctgctgctgctgctgctgcctctaccACACTGGGCCTCTACCACACTGgacctgctcctgctgctgcctctaccacactgtttgtgtgtgtgtgtgtgtgtgtgtgtgtgtgtatctgtgtgtgtgtgtgtggggggggggggggtggcatgctgctgctactggctccttcatctcatctctctaaTCAGCCATCAGCtcgtcggggggggggggggggggggggctaatgcAGCTGAGGGGTGCAACAGTGAATTTACATGTCAATCCGCGAAGGGAAACTGCTCCCTGCCACAGCAGAACAAACACTCTCGCACTTAACACACGTCACACAGCAGTACAATGATGATGGCTACAAATCTAAACCGACTCTAAAAATCTCTCCCAATGAGGAAGATGCCTCATTCTAAGCGTTTAAACAGAACTCTGTACCGCCCATTGACCGAGGAGACCAGCTGAGGCTTCACGGCGCGGTGATCAAATCCACACGAATTCTAATATAACTACCGTTAGGATTTTTACACTTAACAGATGCTTTTACCCAAAGCAAATTGCAGTATTGtacacacagtactgtatataaaaaacatgtttacaCTGGGCATTGAACTCATAACCATGGTGTTGTTAGCACTTTGCTATACTGGTTGAGGTACCAGAATACAAGTTAATGTACGGGAAAACTAGCGGTGCTACAGGAACTCTTTCCATCCACAGTGTCATGCTCAAAGGGCATTAGTcccgtcctcccctgtgtccaccgtcccctctgtgttcagacccctcactcctgtctgtctgtcagcctgggagctgctgtctttagtcccgtcctcccctgtgtccaccgttccctctgtgctctggagtggtggaatgtaacgaagtatttttacttcgttactttacttaagtacatttttacgtatctgtactttacttaagtaaaaataatagtgcatactttttacttttactccattacattttttagctattatctatacttttactccgctacatttctacaatatgtgctgttactcgttacattttatgaacatagtttcacacaaatgttgcctacacaaaactatggattgcgttgctgttttggaagtttaaaccaatcaggtggctctatcaactccaatgatatcagagtgcgcgtttggcagcagcactagcggtagctttgcctaaacattcaacagacagcctgactactgcctattcaacatgacTCCAGAGTCGGcgtgaactgagccctctgatatgagccacccttggccctatttaaaagatatgttcgagttcaa
Encoded here:
- the ak5l gene encoding LOW QUALITY PROTEIN: adenylate kinase 5, like (The sequence of the model RefSeq protein was modified relative to this genomic sequence to represent the inferred CDS: deleted 1 base in 1 codon) codes for the protein MNTKDAKEYLAKRQIPQLFESMLTGLMFHRPDDPLLFLETCLQKTRELGGDEGVAWDTFITPDRRPLPPITAPQAKRAAGKLEGASGPGPGPSPGSGLGSGSGSGGPAPGPYRRYERLPPIQAQYSIESDSDMTESSGLIQEYDVFDPNKPRPHIIFVIGGPGSGKGTQTLKMASQYGLECVSVGEILRAQLLHHATTDRKWELIAQIIANGELAPQETTIEELKHQFMKQQDAKGFIVDGFPREIAQAFTFEEQISSPDLVILLACSNQQLRQRLEKRAAQQGRPDDNTHAIEKRLETFKHNISLIAKYYQERGLIVRIDADRGEDDIFTDISAVVSERLFPNDKSAGRAEHSSVGVPEQQLPSTS